In Gracilibacillus salitolerans, the sequence CAAATGGACGCAACATATGGAAATGATTCCGTCATCCCATGATGAACCAGCATCTCTTCACTTCTATCAAGCTGAACCGGGTCATACGCCAAGCATTGCTCTTCTGCCCAGATCTCCATTAGCGAATAATAATGATAATTGGACACGTGATCTAAATGGACGATTTCCGCCCAGACAAATTCCGCATCTCCTGTGACATTCACTTTGATATGTTGATTGATGTTACTATTATCACTTGGGATTATCTCTCGTTTGTCAAACAATAATAATGCTTCTTCTTCGATATTACAGTTAAATTGAAGAGACTGCTTAGGCAGAGTTTTTGCATCAGATCCATCATCTAGCAATTTAATATTAGATGCTTTCTTTACCGTAAAATCAATCGACATTGGTGCTTCTGTCTTATTCAGCCCATCCATGTTATAAGTTGTAAAGACTCGATGGGTTTGATCTGCTTTAGCGATTTCTAATGGTTGATCTCCCTTATAATCTAGGAGATTCACCTTCTGAAACCGTGCTTGTAACTGCTTATTCGATTCCATCTTGAACCTCCATTAAGATATAAATAATTTAGATAAAAGATATTTATGCTGCATAGCGGATATTTCCAGACCGATCGCACTATTCTGCATATCTTTAAACTGTAATGTCATTGCCAATTCAGTTGCTTGATCCACTTCTGCTAATGCTTCTAATGTGACTTGTTCTGCGTCTTTTGGCGCTAACGGGATAGCTCTTACCGCATGCTGAACCAGATTTGTTAAGGAAAAATATAAATAGGTTTGAATCGTTGCAAACAAATCAAAACCTTTCTCGTAAGCGTAAAGACTATATACAATAACATAATGGTTTAATGAATCTCTATCCTTTATTTCCTCCGACCACTTAGAAAGAATAGGCGATGTTTCAATCGACAGCAGCCGATCCAAGAAACGATTTCCTGCTTGACGACTGGTCTTCTTTAATTCCAGCACATTTTTTCTAGCGTTATATATTTCAGCAAAATACAAGACTTGATCCCAGTCGTTTTTCTTTAGCTTTAAAAATATTTCTTTAATCAGTATTGCATCATTATATAACAAATAGCTCCCTATATAACTGTGACAAAAGGAGGCTAGATCTTCCTTAGAATTAATTTGCTTAGATCGGATATACATTTCCATTCCAATTGCGTGCGCTACCTGGCTTTTTAAGAAAGATGAATGGTGCATATGTAATAAATGTAATAGCTTTTGCGAATCATTCGTACTCATCCAATCCCTCCATTCCTCTGTTTATTATATCATAATCAAAAATGATGATTGATAACTTCTTTCGATCGATTTGTTGCTGACTTGAAATTAATGTGAGACTTCTATCAGTGATGGTCTTTAATCACCCACTAGGCGCAGCGAAACTTATTATGAAATTATCCTTCTGTTCTCCCCATTTATACTTTTTCAATATCCTAATTCTTAAAATGGGGACTTACTGAAGTGATAAAAATGATCAAAGACTGGTTAGCCATCACCTCTCCTGATCCTACTGTCTTTTAGTGTGATTCCTCCAAGTGAATATTTTCCTATCAAAACTTTTTAATTACAAATATATAATCAAAAGAAGCATTTATAAATGTATACAACCTTTATTTTGACTAATACTATGTATAAAAGAGGTTTGTGATATAAGTGAGACGCCAAAAAGTGAGAAAACAATCTGATGTAATATCATTAGATATAATGGAAAATCAAAAGCAATTAGATAAACAGTTTACAAATTGTTCTGACTTGAAACTTTTTCATTGGCAATACGGACCTCAACTTAAACATAAAGCTTTTTCTGTATTTTTTCATACAATGGTGCAGCAAAAAGAGCTCAATTATATGAAAGAATCCATGCAGGATCTAGTAACACACGAAATTGGACCAGCAGAAGAAGTGAATTTGGAAGACGTGATCCGTTTCTTTAGGCAAAATGGTATCTCTTCACAGAACGCAAAAGTTGTAAAAAGCTTTAATGAAGTAATAAGTGATATATTAAGTGGACACGTTGTTATTTTTTTTCATGGTTGGGATCAAGCGTTGTCTTATTCCCAAGCAAAACAAGTCAATGTCAGAGAAGTATCAGAGCCTACCGGAGAATCAGTGGTAAAAGGGCCTCATGAGGGAACAGTTGAACAATTAGATCGAAATATCGGGCTTTTGAGAACTCGTTTACAAAATTCTCATTTTAAGATAGAACAATTTAAAGCAGGGGGAACTACGCAAACAGAAATCGCGTATGGATACTTGGATGGCGTTGTGGATGAAGGTACATTAGCAGAATTTAAACAAAGACTAAAACGTGCTAAAAAAGAGGACATTTTAGAAACTAGTTATATTGAAGAATTGATTGAAGATGCTAATTATTCCCCTCTACCACAACACCGATATACAGAGAGGCCAGACACAGCAATCGCCGCTGTTTTAGAAGGGAAAATTATCGTATTGGTACAAGGAACAGGGACTATCTTAATCTGCCCCGGACTTTTTACAGAATTTTTTCAAGCGAGTGAGGACTATTACCATAGAGTAATATTTTCTACCTTTATTCGGCTTATTAGAATAGTTGCCTTTTTTTTAGCATTGACGCTGCCAAGTATTTTCATAGCCTTAACAACCTTTCATCCAGAATTAATTCCAACAAACCTGTTAATGGCAATTCTTGATACACGTGAAGGCATACCGTTCCCAGCTTTTTTGGAAATTGTCTTGATGATTTTTTTCTTTGAATTACTTAGAGAAGCAGGGATTCGGTTACCTAAAACGATTGGTTCGGCCGTAAGTATCGTTGGAGCATTAATCATTGGTGAAGCTGCCATTAATGCAAACATCGCGTCACCTGCTGTTGTTATTTTGGTTGCGTTGACCGGTATTGCTTCATTCGCCATCCCGCAATACAGTATTGCTATCGGTATTCGCTTAATGCAAATTCCTTTGATGATATTATCTGCTGTATTAGGTGGCTTTGGAATTATGATTGGCTTCATACTTATCATGCTGCATATAACCAGTTTAAGATCATTAGGACAGCCATATTTTAGTCCATTAACTCCATTAAGACCGAGACAAATATTAGATGTTCTTATTCGTGCACCATTGAAAATATTACAAGGTTCACCACGAAAACGGGATAGACGTAATATATAAGTTCACCTCACAAGGATGATATGTTAATGAAAAGATTGTTTACAATTGGAATATTGCTTATTCTGACAGGTTGTTGGAGTAGCAAAGAATTAGTTGAGTACGGTTTCATCATGGGAGTGAGTTTTGATGAAAATGAAAATGAAGAAATAGAATTTTATGCCCAAATATATTCTCCAGCAGAAACCATTGGGGGAACAAGTGGTAGCGAAACTCCCTTTTATACTAACATTAACTTAGAAGGGAAAAGTGTCTTTGAAACTGCTCGTGACATTCCTTTACATTTAGGAAGAAAAGCTCAATGGAGTCATATGCGAGTACTATTAATTGGAGAAGATTTCGCTAAGGCTCATAACATAGGAGATGTTCTTGAATTTTTTTACCGAGATCATGAAACACGTCTCATGTCTTATGTCATCATTACAAACGGAAAAGCGTCTGATTATTGGGAAATGAAACCATTTATTGAACGTACCATCTCACAAGAGCTACGTACCATACTTGATAATTCTACTAATTTTACAGGAAAGTCCACAAAAAGTAAGCTGTTAAATGTAGCTATAAATTTATCCAGTAAATCCAAAACAACATTGATTCCATATATTAAAAAAGCAACCAATGACTCACTAACACCAGTAGCAACCGGCGCGGCTGTTTTGCAAGAAGGTAAAATGGTAAATTATGTAGATCCAGCAGATTTAGAAACTTTAATCATGTTAAACGATGAATACAAGGGAGGTATTATCAACTTTCCTTGTATGAATAATGAAATAGAACATCTAAAAGAAGCACTCGAAGTTTATTCTCTTGAAACCAAATTATCTCCTCAATTAAATCAGGAGTCCTTGTTTATTAATATCACAACTAAAATTAATGGTTCTTTGGGAGAATTGCAATGCTCTTCTGTCACAACAGCAGATGAATTAAAGAATTTGGAAAAACATATCGCCGAAAGTATTCAAGCCGATATGAATAATGTCATTCGCTATTTACAAGAAAATGAGTTAGATGTTTTAGGGATTGCAGACAAACTTTATCAACAAAAACCTCAACTTTGGAAAAAACACCAGGCAGATTGGGGTATGTTGTTAGCTGGTAGTGAAGTTAATCTCGAGGTTGAAGTGAAAGTCGATAGTACAGGTATGGCTGGCGGAGAAAAAGTAGTGGAGGAATAAGCATTGTTTGAAAATATTCTTTTTTTAACTATCGTATTTATGGCTATGTGGTTAGCTGATTTTCGAAGAATTACGCATAGCAGCTTTCGAGATCGAATCATCTATCTGATGATGATGATTCCGATTCTTTATTTAAGCTTGATTTTTGTGATGGATTTAAAATGGCCGAATCTCGACGATCTTTTTCATTCTATTTTTTCCAATCCTGCCAAACAGATTGTAGACGCATTAAAGATTGTAAAGTAGTGTATGATGTAAGGGGAGTACAAGCATGAAAAAAACAGAACCAATAACAACAGGGCAAATGGCATGTTTGTTTTTTGCCTTCTTACTAGGTTCCGCTATTATTAATATTCCACAACCTTTAATAGAAGCAGCTAAAAATGGAGCTTGGATATCTGTTATCCTAGCAAATGGATGTGGGATGGGTTTAATAACATGCATTTTTTATTTATATCACAACAATCCTGCTTTGAATTTCATTGGTCATATTCAACAAAAATTCGGAAGATCGTTAATGCTTCTATTTAGCATCCCCATCGTTCTGCAGCTGTTTTTAATGCTATCATATATTATTATGGATATTGGCAATTTCTTCACCACCTCTATGATGAAGCAAACACCTTCTTATATGTTTCACTTTTTCATTTTACTCGTTTCTGCTTTAAGCGTGAGGACAGGTTTTGAAGTTATGGCGAGAATGTTTGTCTTACTTTTATCTTACTTATTATTTTTTTCAATCATTGTGATTATATTAACTATCCCTTTTTTTCATGTAGAGTATCTTTTGCCTGTTTTACCAGATGGGATTAAGCCCGTTTTGCATGGTGCTTACCGTAACTTGGGATTTCCCTATGTTGAAATTATTTTATTTTCATTACTATTACCATTTGTTCATAAAAGTGAGCGAAAATCACTGCAAATAAAGATGTTTAGTGTAGTAATTATACACGGTTTATTACTAATTCTTGCTGTTGCTTGTATTATTATGGCCTTTGGTCCTCTAGCAGGAACATTAAAGTATTCATTATTTCAATTGGCAAGGTTGATCAATATAAGAGAAATCGTTACTAGAGTTGAATCATTTATCGGTATAGCCTTAGTAGTAGGTTCCTATATGAAAGCAACGATCACACTATTTATCCTTAAGGAATTACTTGGCAGTGTGTTTCGATTGGAAAATAAAGACATTATTATCTTCCCAATTACATTAGTTTCTCTTCTTCTATCACTGACATTGTTTACAAATGAGCTTGAGTTTACAGAGGCTGTTCAAGTAGTGTATCCACTTTATACAACAGTTATTGCAGTAATCCCTTTATTGTTTATAACGGTTGTAACACTTATAAAAGATGGTAATAACAGGTAAGTGGCTGGTTATGCTAAACCTATTTTTCTTAGGTAATCTATACTCATTTGGACACTTTTTAATGGATGTGGTGAGACATCCTGTTCAACAGAAGGAGAAGCTTAAAATAGCAGCAGTAAGTTTTAAATGCAGTTAGTGGAGATAAGATGAGATATTCCATGTTTTTTTAAAGTGAGACTCCTTCAGTGGGAGCCTTACGGACGATTAGCACCGTGACAAAAAGATAATCTAAGAAAAACCGGGGAAATTGAGCTGATCCCCGCCTGATCCGTTTCATCCTTACACATAAGATGGATTATACGAAATAACTATTATCTTAGTTGTAATTTTGAAATCTTCAGTGTGCGAAACTGACGCAGTGGCCAGTCGGAGTGATATAAATGCTCACATGCATTTCAAATAATCACATCACTTATGTCGCATATGTCTCAGTCAAGTTGATGCTTGTTAGAAGACATTTTCCTTTATCAAAGCGAAAATTTCACAGATTTAATAAACGGGATATCACCGATTTTTTCGTGATACCCCTACTTCATTTCTATCTATGGTTACTTAATCAATCTTAAAGTGATACTGTGTCAACTTCCTGCAAATATTTCTTCATATATTTTTTTACTAATGTTGCGGATTTTACTTTGAGTGGTAATTGATCCGAAATCTTCATCCGGTACTTCTTCTGTAAAATAGCTTGTTTTAGCTCATCACTGTTCCGACAGTCATGGTCAAACTCATTAACGATACTGCCGTATTGTAAAAATTGATGCGTATCACTTCCGCCTACAACCGGTAAGCCGATTTCATCCGCTAATGCAAGCAATTCCTGCTGACAAGCTTTCACTCCCTTTGCATATAAATCTTTACCATTCAAATCAAGTGCGTCCAACCTTTTTAACTGCGCTTTCGAAACATTTTGCGCTAATGGGGTACTGTCACGATAAGGATGTGCACCAATTGTTAATACGTTATACTGATCAGCAAGATCCATCAACAGGTCAAATGGAATAAAATGTTCTTCTTCCAGATGGGCTGATAATTGCTCTCGAATGGAACACACTTTCTTTCGATCACCAATTAACAAAATATGTCCCACTTCTTGAACATCCACTTCAACTCCTGGGAATAACTTCACCCCATCGACATCATAATAACCATCTATATACCTATAATGCTCATCTAAAAATGTATAAATATCAAAGAACCGAATGGTATTAAAATGCTCAGTAAGTGCTAAAGCTGTTAAACCATTTTGTTTCGCCTCGCCCATCATCTCACGGAGATAGTCGGGCATAAAACTAGATTTTTTTGAAATCTTTACATGACTGTGAAAATCAATAATCATCGAAACACCTTCCTATAACAATATAAATAATCCAATTACATAGATTCCTGAACCAATCAAGAATAAGTAATCCTGTCGTTTCATTTTTAACGATGCTAATTTCAATTTCTTTACTTCCAGGTGATTAAAACCGTACATACTTCCTTTTGTTTCTAATGCCTCTACTGTTGTTCGTGCTCTTTTAGCCGTTGACAACAATAATGGATAAAAAGAAAGCATGGCAATCTTGACAAAATAAATAATCGAACGAATATATAAGAAACCATGTTTTTCAGGAGCTTTCCCACGCAAACGAAACGACTGAAACACATGATGATATTCCTCTAACAATGTCGGTAACATACGGTATCCATAGGCAATACTGAAAGAAACCTGTCCTGGCACTTTAACTTTGAGTAAACCATCACTCAATTTATCTGGGTTCATGGAACAAAACACTGTAATACTTGCTAGAGAAATAGTCGATAATTTGACGGTTAAGACAAGCAACGGTAGCATCGTTGACCAATTACCGCCAAAAAACAAAGAAACAACTAGAAGGTATCCACCTTGTCCTAACAAGCCTAAACATAATATAAAAATAATTAATGGACTTATTTTTGCCATATACGTGGTAACAATCATAAACAAACACATACCGATCAATACACGAATATCATGAATAAACCATGGTATGATACCAAAGAACACGTACCATATAAATAATGTTCTCGGATCCAACTTTGCCAAGAAAGTATCCCCGTTACCATATGCCGTATTGAGCAATTCAATTTTCACTTGTTCTACCGATAACTTATCGGCAAGTTTACGCGTATACTCCATTACCTACTTCCTCTCTTTGATAGCGCTCGGTAAATTCATCTACTGTATATGCTGGATCTAACCATCCTAGTGATTTTGTAAGGGTAAAAATTTGCGGTGGAACAAGTCCTGCTTTTTCCAATAATCGATAATTTTGAAATACAGAGGTACGATCCCCATCATGTATGATTCTTCCTTCATGCATGACAATAATCCGATTAGCAAATTCACAGGCTAACTGCATATCATGTGTAGCAATCACGACTGCTTTTAACTGTTTTTTTAAACTGTCTAGCAATATGGTAATATGCTTTCTAGTAGCGATATCCAAATTAGCGGTAGGTTCATCTAGCAGCATGATCTCCGGATTCATTCCTACCCCAATTGCAAGCGATGCTCTCCGTTGCTGACCACCACTCAACAATCGACTGTCTCGATCCGCTAAATCCGTTAATTCAAATTGTTCTAGTAGAGCTTCCACTTTCGCTTGATAGTCTTTGATTTTACGAGACTTCATAAAAAAAGCTACATCTTTCTCGACGCAATCCTCAATAAACATTTGCTCAGGATTTTGATGAATATAGGTTACTTTTTCCGCTAAATATTCGGGAGGCACTTCTTTTGTATTTTCTCCATCTACCAAAACTTCTCCAGACGTAGCTTTTACCAGCCCTGTCATTAAGCGCATAAAGGAAGATTTACCGGCACCATTGTTACCGACTAAAGCGATATAGTCCCCTTCATGAATCCTACAATCAACTTCATATAATACTTGTTTCTTTTCTCTTGCGATCGTTTTATAAGCAAAGTTAACACTTTCGAATGAAACAATGGCTTCCTTTTGCTTAACAAATGGGATATCTGTCACTTTTTTCGGTTCCGTATCAGAAAAGAGAGAAAGCGCTTCTTCCAACGTAATTGGCAGTCTTCCTTCTACTTCCAATTCACGTGCTGATTGTGTCACCTGTGGTGGGTAGATGTGGTGTGCAAGTAAGGTTTCCACCTGATTTAACGCTTCTGCAACTGGTAAGGAAAAATGGATAGTCCCTTTATCCATCAGTACCACTTTCTTCGCATAGGAGGCCACAAATTCAGTGTGATGTTCAATAACGATAATCGTCTTGCCATACACTTGATTTAATTCAGTCAAAATATCATAAATATCTTTCGCATGATGAGGATCCAGTTGTGCGACTGGTTCATCGATAATAATGATATCCGGATTTAAGGAAAGCACACTTGCCAGTGCTAATAGATGCTTTTGACCACCGCTTAGCTGCCAAATAAATGCGTCTTGTTGGTCTTCCAACCCAACTAAATTCAATGCACGCAGGCCTCTTTCGCGATAGTCGTGATGTCCGTAGTGCAGAGGGGCAAAACACGCATCCTCTAACACTTTCGGGCTGACAATCTGATTCTCAAAGTCCTGATAGACATACCCTACATGCTTGGATAAATCCGCCACTTTATAATCAGAAGTTTTATAACCATTAACTGTCACTTCACCGGAAAAATCGCCAACATAATAATGAGGTATCAATCCATTTAACAATTTACACATCGTTGACTTACCGCTACCATTGCCACCTAATATTGCAATAAAATCCCCTTTTTCAATGGATAGATTAATCGTATTTAATACGGGTTGTTCGGCACCTGGATATTGAAAGGTGACGTTTTTTATTTCTATTTGAGATGTCATGATGGTATCTTTTCCTTCTGTTGATCGGTATCATTCGTTTTCGATTTTTTCTTGATCATGAACGTAATTGTGATTACAGCCACCAGTAAGGCAACCCCAAGACTTACCCAAATGAACCAATCACCGAACATTTCCAGGAAATCTACTTCCCATTCGACCAGATTAATGCCGGATTCTGATAGAAATTCGAAGAAAAAGGCGACAGCCGCTAATAAAATACCTGTCACGATTAATCGTGGTCCAATGATTTCTCCTAATGAGTAGCGGTCATTACGGTCTCGAGGCTTCATACCTAATAATGGTTCAATTTTCCCGTATAATCGTGGCACTAAATATAATGTTGGTAACAAAGCAAATAGGATACCTGAGAAGAAGACATCATTAAGAAAAGAGAAACCCTCAATGACTACAACACTTTCGACTAAACCTGGTACAGCTTCCAGCTCTTCCACACCGACCCAAACTTTTAGAATATCGACCATTGCACTAATCGCCTGGTGAATGATCACACCTAACATAGCAGCGGTTCCAACTTGCCATTTATTTTTTGGATCGCGAACAAATGTCCCTGCCACATACATCGCTAATGAAAAGGCGATAAATTTCTCTAATTCCCCAAAACCGCCGAATTGCCCGAGCATAATTTCTCCGAAAATCACTTCCCCTAAGGATGCACCAATTGCAGCATACAATGGGTGAAACAAAATACATAATGTTAAAGGAATAAAGGCAAAATACTCGATCGAAAATTCTATTGGACCAAAGTATACGCTTGGTACCAATTCCGTAATCATATTCGACAGACCATACAATGACATGGACAAAATAAATACCATCATTTTCTGTGACTGTGTTAATGTATAACGTTTGTTAACTGTAGTCATTTTTCTACCTCCTTTATTTGATTACCTTCATTGTAAAGAAGGATTATTAATCTATTTTTTGAATGAGGTTAAGAGAGTGTAAATTTGTTAACTTTTATTTTCATCATGTAAATTTTTTATCATAATCCATTGTGATCCTGATTAATTTGCTAGAATACAAACAAAGGAGGGATAAAATGCTGCCATTTTCCATTGAAAAAGAACAATTAACACCAAGCCAAATGAAAATAGCGAATTACATTTCTAAGCATCTCCAGCAAGTATTACTCTCTACAGAGACGGAAATAGCACATGAGGTTGGAGTAAGTATTGCTACTGTTTCCCGCTTCTGGTCTATCATTGGCTATCAAAATTTAAAAGATTTCAAAAAACAGATGAAGAAGAAGTTAGAAGTATCTCCCGCCGGTAAGATCAAACGAGTACCAGCTCACCCATCTTATTATCTAACATTAGAAAAAAGCCTTTCACTTCTGCAAGAAACATTTGATAATATGGATCAAACACGCTTTCAACAAGCACTCGACCTGCTCAATCGGGCGAAACATGTATACATATTTGCCAGTGGTCCATCAAAAGGACTAGGTGCATTACTCGTTTATCGAATGAGACGCTTCGGGATATCGGTTCACTTAATAGAACATCATGGAAATGAACTGTTAGAAGAACTTATTCATTTCAAAAGCGAGGATGTCATTATCGTATTTGCTTTTGGAAGGTTATTACCTGAGGCAAAAGTCATTTTGGACTACCAACGAGAAGTCCATTTTCAAACGATTATGATTACTGATCAACTAGTAGCAGATTTCACATCGCTATCCACTATTACTTTATTTGCTAGCAGAGGAGATGCTAACGAGTTCCATTCGATGGTGGCACCAACTATTTTAGTAGAAAACCTGATACTAGGTTTAAGTGTAAAAGAACATGATACAAACATTCAAAGGCTCGAACACTTATCAAAGTTAAGAAAAAAGTATGATAAAGAACTCCCTCGTTAGTAATGTATAACTTTTTCCTTACTATTTCGCAAAAATACATTGAAGCTTTTTACCTATTTATTTATACTATTAATAACAGAAAAAATTACATACATAGGAAAAGGGGACTAAAGCAATGGAAATTATTCAATCCATGAAACACAAGGATATCCAGCAGAAAAATACATTAATGTTTATAACATTAGCTATTACTACGATCGTAGGACTTGGACTCTCTATACTTACCAACCAATCCTTAACAGCTATCATCTATGGTACCGAATTACTATCCGTAGTTATTCTCTATTTTATTTTTCAAAAAATAGTAAAAAAA encodes:
- a CDS encoding urease accessory protein UreD, whose amino-acid sequence is MESNKQLQARFQKVNLLDYKGDQPLEIAKADQTHRVFTTYNMDGLNKTEAPMSIDFTVKKASNIKLLDDGSDAKTLPKQSLQFNCNIEEEALLLFDKREIIPSDNSNINQHIKVNVTGDAEFVWAEIVHLDHVSNYHYYSLMEIWAEEQCLAYDPVQLDRSEEMLVHHGMTESFPYVASIWYISPNHPFDEWDVQQRLSQAKNHRAGMTDIDGKGILIRWLSTDLTLLKQEIDDVLAFFDEKITEVRKWRV
- a CDS encoding urease accessory protein UreF; this translates as MSTNDSQKLLHLLHMHHSSFLKSQVAHAIGMEMYIRSKQINSKEDLASFCHSYIGSYLLYNDAILIKEIFLKLKKNDWDQVLYFAEIYNARKNVLELKKTSRQAGNRFLDRLLSIETSPILSKWSEEIKDRDSLNHYVIVYSLYAYEKGFDLFATIQTYLYFSLTNLVQHAVRAIPLAPKDAEQVTLEALAEVDQATELAMTLQFKDMQNSAIGLEISAMQHKYLLSKLFIS
- a CDS encoding spore germination protein, whose protein sequence is MRRQKVRKQSDVISLDIMENQKQLDKQFTNCSDLKLFHWQYGPQLKHKAFSVFFHTMVQQKELNYMKESMQDLVTHEIGPAEEVNLEDVIRFFRQNGISSQNAKVVKSFNEVISDILSGHVVIFFHGWDQALSYSQAKQVNVREVSEPTGESVVKGPHEGTVEQLDRNIGLLRTRLQNSHFKIEQFKAGGTTQTEIAYGYLDGVVDEGTLAEFKQRLKRAKKEDILETSYIEELIEDANYSPLPQHRYTERPDTAIAAVLEGKIIVLVQGTGTILICPGLFTEFFQASEDYYHRVIFSTFIRLIRIVAFFLALTLPSIFIALTTFHPELIPTNLLMAILDTREGIPFPAFLEIVLMIFFFELLREAGIRLPKTIGSAVSIVGALIIGEAAINANIASPAVVILVALTGIASFAIPQYSIAIGIRLMQIPLMILSAVLGGFGIMIGFILIMLHITSLRSLGQPYFSPLTPLRPRQILDVLIRAPLKILQGSPRKRDRRNI
- a CDS encoding Ger(x)C family spore germination protein, which codes for MKRLFTIGILLILTGCWSSKELVEYGFIMGVSFDENENEEIEFYAQIYSPAETIGGTSGSETPFYTNINLEGKSVFETARDIPLHLGRKAQWSHMRVLLIGEDFAKAHNIGDVLEFFYRDHETRLMSYVIITNGKASDYWEMKPFIERTISQELRTILDNSTNFTGKSTKSKLLNVAINLSSKSKTTLIPYIKKATNDSLTPVATGAAVLQEGKMVNYVDPADLETLIMLNDEYKGGIINFPCMNNEIEHLKEALEVYSLETKLSPQLNQESLFINITTKINGSLGELQCSSVTTADELKNLEKHIAESIQADMNNVIRYLQENELDVLGIADKLYQQKPQLWKKHQADWGMLLAGSEVNLEVEVKVDSTGMAGGEKVVEE
- a CDS encoding GerAB/ArcD/ProY family transporter codes for the protein MKKTEPITTGQMACLFFAFLLGSAIINIPQPLIEAAKNGAWISVILANGCGMGLITCIFYLYHNNPALNFIGHIQQKFGRSLMLLFSIPIVLQLFLMLSYIIMDIGNFFTTSMMKQTPSYMFHFFILLVSALSVRTGFEVMARMFVLLLSYLLFFSIIVIILTIPFFHVEYLLPVLPDGIKPVLHGAYRNLGFPYVEIILFSLLLPFVHKSERKSLQIKMFSVVIIHGLLLILAVACIIMAFGPLAGTLKYSLFQLARLINIREIVTRVESFIGIALVVGSYMKATITLFILKELLGSVFRLENKDIIIFPITLVSLLLSLTLFTNELEFTEAVQVVYPLYTTVIAVIPLLFITVVTLIKDGNNR
- a CDS encoding PHP domain-containing protein: MIIDFHSHVKISKKSSFMPDYLREMMGEAKQNGLTALALTEHFNTIRFFDIYTFLDEHYRYIDGYYDVDGVKLFPGVEVDVQEVGHILLIGDRKKVCSIREQLSAHLEEEHFIPFDLLMDLADQYNVLTIGAHPYRDSTPLAQNVSKAQLKRLDALDLNGKDLYAKGVKACQQELLALADEIGLPVVGGSDTHQFLQYGSIVNEFDHDCRNSDELKQAILQKKYRMKISDQLPLKVKSATLVKKYMKKYLQEVDTVSL
- a CDS encoding energy-coupling factor transporter transmembrane component T family protein, producing the protein MEYTRKLADKLSVEQVKIELLNTAYGNGDTFLAKLDPRTLFIWYVFFGIIPWFIHDIRVLIGMCLFMIVTTYMAKISPLIIFILCLGLLGQGGYLLVVSLFFGGNWSTMLPLLVLTVKLSTISLASITVFCSMNPDKLSDGLLKVKVPGQVSFSIAYGYRMLPTLLEEYHHVFQSFRLRGKAPEKHGFLYIRSIIYFVKIAMLSFYPLLLSTAKRARTTVEALETKGSMYGFNHLEVKKLKLASLKMKRQDYLFLIGSGIYVIGLFILL
- a CDS encoding ABC transporter ATP-binding protein, with the protein product MTSQIEIKNVTFQYPGAEQPVLNTINLSIEKGDFIAILGGNGSGKSTMCKLLNGLIPHYYVGDFSGEVTVNGYKTSDYKVADLSKHVGYVYQDFENQIVSPKVLEDACFAPLHYGHHDYRERGLRALNLVGLEDQQDAFIWQLSGGQKHLLALASVLSLNPDIIIIDEPVAQLDPHHAKDIYDILTELNQVYGKTIIVIEHHTEFVASYAKKVVLMDKGTIHFSLPVAEALNQVETLLAHHIYPPQVTQSARELEVEGRLPITLEEALSLFSDTEPKKVTDIPFVKQKEAIVSFESVNFAYKTIAREKKQVLYEVDCRIHEGDYIALVGNNGAGKSSFMRLMTGLVKATSGEVLVDGENTKEVPPEYLAEKVTYIHQNPEQMFIEDCVEKDVAFFMKSRKIKDYQAKVEALLEQFELTDLADRDSRLLSGGQQRRASLAIGVGMNPEIMLLDEPTANLDIATRKHITILLDSLKKQLKAVVIATHDMQLACEFANRIIVMHEGRIIHDGDRTSVFQNYRLLEKAGLVPPQIFTLTKSLGWLDPAYTVDEFTERYQREEVGNGVYA
- a CDS encoding cell division protein FtsQ, translating into MTTVNKRYTLTQSQKMMVFILSMSLYGLSNMITELVPSVYFGPIEFSIEYFAFIPLTLCILFHPLYAAIGASLGEVIFGEIMLGQFGGFGELEKFIAFSLAMYVAGTFVRDPKNKWQVGTAAMLGVIIHQAISAMVDILKVWVGVEELEAVPGLVESVVVIEGFSFLNDVFFSGILFALLPTLYLVPRLYGKIEPLLGMKPRDRNDRYSLGEIIGPRLIVTGILLAAVAFFFEFLSESGINLVEWEVDFLEMFGDWFIWVSLGVALLVAVITITFMIKKKSKTNDTDQQKEKIPS
- a CDS encoding MurR/RpiR family transcriptional regulator, whose product is MLPFSIEKEQLTPSQMKIANYISKHLQQVLLSTETEIAHEVGVSIATVSRFWSIIGYQNLKDFKKQMKKKLEVSPAGKIKRVPAHPSYYLTLEKSLSLLQETFDNMDQTRFQQALDLLNRAKHVYIFASGPSKGLGALLVYRMRRFGISVHLIEHHGNELLEELIHFKSEDVIIVFAFGRLLPEAKVILDYQREVHFQTIMITDQLVADFTSLSTITLFASRGDANEFHSMVAPTILVENLILGLSVKEHDTNIQRLEHLSKLRKKYDKELPR